The genomic stretch ACGCGGTATGAGTCAGCTCCACCCGCTGTCGATCCCCTACCGGGTCGCCCAGTCAGTGGTCGGCTACCTCCCGCTGGTGTTTTTCGCCACGGTCGCCTCGGGGCCCGCCTTCGGCGGGATCGGGATCGCACTCGCGGTCCTCGCGGCCGTCGTCGGGTTCGTGGCGGTCGCCGGCTGGCAGGTCGCCTACTACCGGCGCTTCGAGTACGTGACCACGCCCGACACGTTCGACATCCGGTCGGGCGTGATCTCCCGGCGCAACCGAGAGATCCCCTACCGGCGCGTCCAGAACGTCGATATCTCGCGAAACGTCGTCCAGCGAGCCCTCGACATCGCTGAACTCCGGATCGAGACCGCCGGCGGCGGCGAGACCGAGGCGGTCCTCCGGTATGTCGGCTACGAGGAGGCCAAACGCCTTCAGGACGAGCTTCGGCGGCGAAAGCGCGCCGACTCCACGGCGACGACCGACGAGGACCGGCCTGACGAAGACGAGGCGTTGCTCTACGCGATCACGCCCGAGGACCTGGGCGTGCTCGCGATCGCCTCCTTCGACCTCCGGCTGGCCTCGTTTCTCTCGGTGGCGCTCTCCTTTGCCGGGCCGCCGGTGTTGATCGAACTCCTGACGGATCTGCCGGTCAGTCCCTTCCTCGTCCTCGGAGCGGTGATCGTCCTCGTGGTGGTCGCCTCGGCGCTTCTGAGCGGCGCCAACGCCGTCCTCAACACCTACGGCTTTCGGCTCTCCCGGTCGGGCGACGAACTGCGCTACGAACGCGGGCTGATCCAGCGCTACGACGGTTCGATTCCCCTCGATAAGGTCCAGTCGCTCGTGGTGCGCGAGAACCTCCTCAAG from Halalkalicoccus subterraneus encodes the following:
- a CDS encoding PH domain-containing protein, with amino-acid sequence MSQLHPLSIPYRVAQSVVGYLPLVFFATVASGPAFGGIGIALAVLAAVVGFVAVAGWQVAYYRRFEYVTTPDTFDIRSGVISRRNREIPYRRVQNVDISRNVVQRALDIAELRIETAGGGETEAVLRYVGYEEAKRLQDELRRRKRADSTATTDEDRPDEDEALLYAITPEDLGVLAIASFDLRLASFLSVALSFAGPPVLIELLTDLPVSPFLVLGAVIVLVVVASALLSGANAVLNTYGFRLSRSGDELRYERGLIQRYDGSIPLDKVQSLVVRENLLKRLLGYASLSVETAGYAPGQEGSVGSESAVPIADRETTLGIAREIEPFEEVEITRPPKRARRRYAFRYLLVLAVLATAVYAATWALGFEMYWYVPLLGVPLAPVAAHYKWASRGYFLGADHVGTRTGFWNRTTRVVPYYRVQNVIETQTFLQRRWRLASVLVDTAGTSGLVGGDARALDLDSGGATGLRETVGDRLQTALRKRKRDSARAGRERRIDRAIPRFEDA